GGCCGTGTCATCGGCCACGTCGCGGGCCGGCGTGCCGAGATGGCGGGCGGCGTCGTGCTGATCGGCATCGGCAGCACCATCCTTGTGGAACATCTGCAGCTATTCGGCTAACGCCGACCGCGCATTGACGCTCTCCGTCACGCCGCCTGACGCGTCGTGCGAAGGAGCATGACAGCCGACGCGAGCGTCAGCACGGCGAGCGTGACCGGCCCGATCGTCTTCATGACGTCATGTGAAGACCATCCGACCAATGCATCGCAGAACTGAATGGATCCCAGCAGCAGCGCAAGAACGGTGACACCGGGACGAGAGCGCGCCGCAAGCGCAATGAGCGCGGCAATCGCAAGCGGTACGGTGCGGGCGACGCCATACAGCGCCGCAACATCAACCGCCGGCTGACCGATGACCATGGCCAGCGAGAACGCAACGCTCACCAGCGCGTTGAGACAGGCGATGACCGCACAGACATAGAACGCGAATTTTGTACTCATGGAGAATGGTTCTCTATGTGAATGATTTGCGTAATGTAGTATGCGCGGATGAAACCGTCAAGCCATCTGACCGACACGTCGGGCTACATGTTGAGCAAGCTCGGCCAGGCAACGATCGAGCAGTTCGCTCAACGTCTGCGTCCGCTCGGGATTCGTCCGAAGCATTGCGGCTTGCTGGCGGCGATCCGTCATATGCCCATGACGTCTCAACTGGCGCTCGGACAGGCCTTGAATGTGGTGCCGAGTGCGATCGTCACGATGATCGACGATCTGGAAGCGCTGGGTGCAATCAAGCGGGTTGCGGATGAAGCGGACCGGCGTCGATACGCAATCGAACTGACCGAAAAAGGCGCGGCGATGCTGCAGCAGGCAACAGCCATTGCGCAACAGGTCGATGAGTCAATCCTCGCTCCCCTTGGGAAAAGTGAGCGGGATACGTTGCGTCAACTCCTGAAGAAATTGAGCACGGGTTTGTCGCAAGCGTGAGAGGGGTGTGCGCTCGCTATTTGAATTCGCCGCACCTGGAGGATGACGCCATTCCGCCTGCCTGGTGATGAGCGCGGCAATACGGATTGGCGCCAGCCATAATCAATTCACCTGCAGAGTGCCGCCGTTGCCGAGGCCGCCCTTCACGTTTTGCGCTTTATATTGCTTCACCGACACAACGAGATTATTCAGCGAGTCGGTAAACGCCGCGACGACGACCTTGCCCTGCGCCGTATTCGCATACGCACCGCCTGCACCGCCGCCCGCACCGCCAAAGCCACCCGCGACGACGCCGGCGAGCATGCCATAGTCGACGTTCTTGGCCGAGCCTTCTGCGGCAGCCAACTGGACGCTCGAACGGTTGTCGACCAGCGTGAGCAGGGTGGATGCTTCCTGCGTCTTCATGGTGCCGGCAACCCCCGCGAGCGCTCCGCCGACCACCGGCACAAAGGCCAGAAGCCCCGCTGCGCCGCCACCCGCGTTGTTGTTGCTGAAGGTGATGCTGGGGCTGATGGTGTAGTCGGCAGCGACCATCTGGCCTTTATGCATCTTCGACGTCTTGCGCAGTTCGCCGGATTCGTTCAGTGCGCGCTCGTCCATGGCGGCAGCGAGGCCGCGGCCACGATCGACCACTACGAAGCAGTTCGACTGCTGCACCAGCAGTTTTAGAACCGGCACTGTGCTGCCAAGCTGATATTGGCCGGTCAACATGCCATACCAGGGTGCAGTGGTGTCCTCGACAATCGAAACCGTCCCGAGCGGCGCCGTGCAGTGCTGCAAGCCGACGTTGGCGTTCTGGGATGTCCCGCCGGCCGCCGAACCGGTTGCGGTGGTTTTTGCCGACGTAGCGCCCATCTGCATATCCGAGCAGGCAGTCAGCATCAGCAGCGACAAGGCTGCAGCCCCTGTTAATTTAATGTTCACGTTTCCTCTCGCGTTTGAAGTTGTTACGTTTTTTGCCCAGCTAGCGCTGGGCAGTCAGGTCTGGACCTTCTGCATTAACGCAATGGGAATAACGGCAATGGGGTGCGAAAACTTAATAGAATCAGCTTGGGTTTTTTATTTTATGCTGAATGGATAAAATCGCGATGGATAGTCCATCCGAAATATCGATCTATTGGCTCGCGTGAAAGCGGAGCGGTTTAATCGTCAATTCGATTCAGTAAAGCGGATTTGGTTTGCGGCAAACGTTTTCGCGGTTAAACACCGGAAGGTTTTATCGTCGCTTGGGGGTATCGGGCGTCCTGGATTTTGATTGCGGACGCAACCAGTTCGGGGTCGTTCGGAGCGGTGCTGCCAAGGTGAGGCGTCGAGAACCGGCCAACCTGCGTCCGCGATGGTTCGGGCGCAGGTTGGGGTGTAGAGGTGGGGTTCGTTACGTCGGAAGCGAATTCAGGCTGTAGTTGCCCGCCGTGGCGGTGTTGCGCCACCACCGTTCGCCGCGATGGGGCGCGGCCAGATCCAGCCGCTCGCCCATTCGCGGCGTGGCGAGCGGAATGCCGCGCGCCGTGGTGAGGCCCGTCACGCGCTCGAACGGTTCCTGCCAGCGATGCATCGCCAGATCGAAGGTGCCGTTGTGCACCGGCATGAGCCAGTGGCCGCGCAGATCGACGTGTGCCTGCACGGTGTCTTCCGGTTGCATATGGACGTACGGCCATTGTGCGTCGTAGGCGCCGGTTTCGAGGAAGGTCACGTCGAACGGACCAAACCGCTCGCCGATCGCCTTGAAGCCGTCGAAGTAGCCCGTGTCGCCGCTGAAGAACACCCGCAGATCGTCGTCGACGATCACCCACGAGGCCCATAAGGTGCTGTTGCCGTCGAACAGGCTGCGGCCGGAGAAATGCTGAGCCGGCGTGGCCGTGAATGCCAGACCGTCGATCTCCGTACCCTGCCACCAGTCGAACTGGCGCACCTTCGAAGCGTCGATACCCCACTCGATCAGCCGGTCGCCGACACCCAGCGGCGTCAGAAACACACCTGTCTTGCCGGCGAGCGCCAGCACCGTCTCGCGGTCCAGGTGGTCATAGTGGTCGTGCGACAGAATCACGCCGGCGAGCGGCGGCAAATCGGCAAGCGCGATGGGCGGCGCATGAAAGCGTTTGGGGCCGAAGCGCCGGAATGGCGACGCGCGTTCGGCGAACACCGGATCGGTGAGCCAGAACCGACCACGCAGCTTGAGCAGCAGGGTCGAGTGTCCGAGGCGAAACAGGCTGCGGTCGGGTGCGGCGTCGAGCTGGGCGCGCGTCAGCGGATCGACGGGCAGCGGGCTTGCCGGCGCCGTGCCGTCCGGCTTTTTGAACAGCAGATTCCACGCGATGCTCAACGTCTTGCCGAACCCTTCGACAGGACGCGGTTTGACGTTGCGAAAGCGCTCGCTGTCATGCTGGGCCGACGAGCCAAACGATTCGCGCCCGCGTTGAGCCGCTGTCAGGCCCAACGTGCGGCGCAAGGATTCGGTGAACGAGGTCATGTAGAGCGTTCCAGGACACAAAGTAGACTGTTCAGTGTAGTTTATCCTGGAAAAAAGTAAACTGCATGGTGTAAAATTTTAGCTATGGATGCCATTGATACCCGTCTCCGTCTAACCGACCGCAAGCGCGCCGCCATCATCGGCGCCGCGATTGAAGAATTTCTCGCGGCCGGTTTCGACGCCACCAGCATGGACCGCGTCGCAGCCCGCGCGAGTGTCTCCAAGCGGACGGTCTACAACCACTTTCCGAGCAAGGAAGCGCTGTTCGCGGCGATTCTGCGGCAGTTGTGGGACTCGAGTGACGCGGGGCAGGTCTTTGCTTATTCCTCGTCGCAACCGTTGCGCGACCAGTTGCTCGAGCTGTTGCGCAAAAAGCTGAGTCTTCTGAACGACGAAGCCTTCCTCTCGCTCGCACGCGTGGCGATCGCGGCGGGCATTCATTCGCCGGAGCGCGCGCGCGACATGGTGGCGCGCATGGGCGAGCGCGAAGAAGACCTGACCGTGTGGATTCGTGCCGCCGCTGCCGACGGCCGCCTCAAGACCGAGGACCCGGTGTTCGCCTCGCTGCAATTGCAAGGCCTCGTGAAAGGCTTCGCGTTCTGGCCGCAGGTGACGATGGGCCAGCCGTCGCTTAGCAAGGCCGAGCAAAAGCACATCGCCGAATCCGCCGCCGATATGTTTCTGGCGCGCTACGCCTGACTGGCGCCGTCACCATGACGCCGTCACGAGGCGGCAAGCACCGACTTCGGTTCAAGAAACGCCTCCAGACCGAACGTGCCGTACTCGCGACCGATCCCCGATTGCTTGAAACCGCCAAACGGTGCGGCCGGCTCGTGCGCGAGCGTGTTGACGAGTACGCGGCCGGCGTCGATCCGCGCCGCGACTTCGCGCGCCCGCTGCGCATCCGCTGAAAATACGTAGGCCTGCAAACCATATTGCGTGTCGTTGGCAATCGCGATGGCTTCCTCTGTATCGCGGTAGGTGAGAATCGACAGCACGGGGCCGAAGATTTCTTCGCGGGCAATCGTCATGTCGTTCGTCACGTCGCTGAAGACAGTCGGGCGGACGAACCAGCCAGCCTCGACGCCATCCGGCCGGCCAGGGCCACCTGCGATCAGCCGCGCGCCTTCGTCCGTGCCGATGCCGATGTAGCGTTGCACGCGCTCCCACTGCTTCTGGCTAACCATGGGACCTACGGTTGTTTGCGGATCGCGCGGATCGCCGGCCTGCGTGCGGGCCACTTCCTCCTGCACGCGTGCTTCGAACTCCGCCAGCCGGTGTTGCGGTACGAGGATGCGCGTGCCCGCGATGCAGGCCTGGCCGCTGTTCATGAAACCGGCCTGAATCGCCAGCGGCACTGCCTGGTCGAAGTTCGCATCGTCGAGCACGATCACGGGCGACTTGCCGCCCAGTTCGAGCGTGACGCGCTTCAAGGTCTCGGCGCCGGCGCGCAGGATCGCCTTGCCGACCGCCGTGGAGCCCGTGAAGGAGAGCTTCGCGACATCGGGGTGCGTGCTGATCTGGGCGCCGACAGTCTCGCCCCGTCCCGTGACGATATTGAACACCCCTGCCGGCAAGCCCGCTGCATGCAGCGCTTCGGTGACGACGCGGGTCTGGATGGCGCTCATCTCGCTCGGCTTGATGACGGCCGTGCAGCCCGCGGCCAACGCGGCGGCCAGCTTGCCGCA
Above is a genomic segment from Paraburkholderia phenazinium containing:
- a CDS encoding MarR family winged helix-turn-helix transcriptional regulator, with protein sequence MKPSSHLTDTSGYMLSKLGQATIEQFAQRLRPLGIRPKHCGLLAAIRHMPMTSQLALGQALNVVPSAIVTMIDDLEALGAIKRVADEADRRRYAIELTEKGAAMLQQATAIAQQVDESILAPLGKSERDTLRQLLKKLSTGLSQA
- a CDS encoding CsgG/HfaB family protein, whose protein sequence is MNIKLTGAAALSLLMLTACSDMQMGATSAKTTATGSAAGGTSQNANVGLQHCTAPLGTVSIVEDTTAPWYGMLTGQYQLGSTVPVLKLLVQQSNCFVVVDRGRGLAAAMDERALNESGELRKTSKMHKGQMVAADYTISPSITFSNNNAGGGAAGLLAFVPVVGGALAGVAGTMKTQEASTLLTLVDNRSSVQLAAAEGSAKNVDYGMLAGVVAGGFGGAGGGAGGAYANTAQGKVVVAAFTDSLNNLVVSVKQYKAQNVKGGLGNGGTLQVN
- a CDS encoding MBL fold metallo-hydrolase, which produces MTSFTESLRRTLGLTAAQRGRESFGSSAQHDSERFRNVKPRPVEGFGKTLSIAWNLLFKKPDGTAPASPLPVDPLTRAQLDAAPDRSLFRLGHSTLLLKLRGRFWLTDPVFAERASPFRRFGPKRFHAPPIALADLPPLAGVILSHDHYDHLDRETVLALAGKTGVFLTPLGVGDRLIEWGIDASKVRQFDWWQGTEIDGLAFTATPAQHFSGRSLFDGNSTLWASWVIVDDDLRVFFSGDTGYFDGFKAIGERFGPFDVTFLETGAYDAQWPYVHMQPEDTVQAHVDLRGHWLMPVHNGTFDLAMHRWQEPFERVTGLTTARGIPLATPRMGERLDLAAPHRGERWWRNTATAGNYSLNSLPT
- a CDS encoding TetR/AcrR family transcriptional regulator is translated as MDAIDTRLRLTDRKRAAIIGAAIEEFLAAGFDATSMDRVAARASVSKRTVYNHFPSKEALFAAILRQLWDSSDAGQVFAYSSSQPLRDQLLELLRKKLSLLNDEAFLSLARVAIAAGIHSPERARDMVARMGEREEDLTVWIRAAAADGRLKTEDPVFASLQLQGLVKGFAFWPQVTMGQPSLSKAEQKHIAESAADMFLARYA
- a CDS encoding aldehyde dehydrogenase family protein, translated to MQMIDKIYIDGAFVTPHGDELFDLFNPATEQVIGRVRLADAQDACDAIAAAKRAFSAFSHTSKRERIDMLKRMHEAVVAKEDELYEAITEEYGAPVSRGRWMAQHASNVLLEAAKVLEDYAFTRRAGTADVVMQPLGVAGLITPWNSDAGFICGKLAAALAAGCTAVIKPSEMSAIQTRVVTEALHAAGLPAGVFNIVTGRGETVGAQISTHPDVAKLSFTGSTAVGKAILRAGAETLKRVTLELGGKSPVIVLDDANFDQAVPLAIQAGFMNSGQACIAGTRILVPQHRLAEFEARVQEEVARTQAGDPRDPQTTVGPMVSQKQWERVQRYIGIGTDEGARLIAGGPGRPDGVEAGWFVRPTVFSDVTNDMTIAREEIFGPVLSILTYRDTEEAIAIANDTQYGLQAYVFSADAQRAREVAARIDAGRVLVNTLAHEPAAPFGGFKQSGIGREYGTFGLEAFLEPKSVLAAS